The following are encoded in a window of Posidoniimonas polymericola genomic DNA:
- a CDS encoding ImuA family protein, translating into MMPPELTSSDLTSMDAAARLAGLKQLHPLIVGGGEQPTAPRLEPAAPLPQLVRPGVLMDCLGEPGSGAGLIALWLCRLACKSQGELVVVDPSREFYPPAAVAWGVDPSRLLVVLPDTANDALAAVEQSLRSPAVGAVWAVLDRIAQQPFRRLLLAVEEGHAFATLVRPARRLADSCCADYQFHFVPVPQEDGCSDVIRIRAEQTRSRHGPLEQPRNLTIDWRAGHIS; encoded by the coding sequence ATGATGCCTCCTGAGCTGACATCGTCTGATCTGACATCAATGGACGCGGCGGCCCGTTTAGCGGGGCTCAAGCAGCTCCACCCACTGATTGTTGGCGGTGGCGAACAGCCGACGGCGCCCCGCTTGGAGCCGGCGGCCCCGCTGCCTCAGCTGGTGCGGCCCGGCGTGCTGATGGACTGCCTGGGGGAGCCTGGCAGCGGCGCGGGGCTGATTGCGTTGTGGCTCTGCCGGCTCGCCTGCAAGTCGCAGGGCGAGTTGGTCGTGGTCGACCCGTCGCGCGAGTTCTACCCGCCCGCGGCCGTCGCCTGGGGAGTCGACCCCAGCCGGCTGCTGGTAGTCCTGCCCGACACGGCCAACGACGCGTTGGCGGCCGTCGAGCAGTCGCTCCGCTCGCCGGCGGTCGGCGCGGTTTGGGCGGTGCTTGACCGGATCGCCCAGCAGCCGTTCCGCCGGTTGTTGCTCGCCGTGGAGGAGGGGCACGCGTTCGCCACGCTGGTGCGCCCGGCGCGTCGGTTGGCGGACTCCTGCTGCGCGGATTACCAGTTTCATTTTGTGCCTGTTCCGCAAGAGGACGGTTGCAGCGACGTGATACGCATCCGCGCCGAGCAGACCCGCAGCCGGCACGGGCCGTTGGAACAGCCAAGGAACTTGACGATTGATTGGCGGGCAGGGCACATAAGCTGA
- the sbnA gene encoding 2,3-diaminopropionate biosynthesis protein SbnA yields MKPTTPHYAAREARTCNGVLEAIGGTPVVQLRRFLDDETIDLRVKLESFNPGGSAKDRPARRMIEDALAAGEIHPGSTVIESSSGNMGIGLAQACRYYGLKFICVVDPRAQPQNIAIMRALGAQIEQVTKPIDGDFLAARLARVCWLLEHTRDSYWSNQYANDSNPTAHAEETARELDDAFGGDLDWLFVAISSTGTMLGCQRYFQDHRRPPQIVAVDAHGSVLFGGEAGKRLMPGLGAGRVPPLSRNARPAQVVRVSDADCVVGCRRLAATEAILAGGSGGGVLQAVRTMRDQLTGARCAAILHDSGVRYLDTVYNDQWVQQHLHIAPTALSELAGLSESAGATA; encoded by the coding sequence ATGAAACCCACCACACCCCACTACGCAGCCCGAGAGGCACGCACCTGCAACGGAGTGCTCGAGGCCATCGGCGGAACGCCCGTTGTACAGTTGCGCCGCTTTCTTGACGACGAAACGATCGACCTCCGTGTCAAACTTGAGTCGTTCAACCCAGGCGGGAGCGCCAAAGATCGCCCCGCCCGCCGCATGATTGAGGACGCCCTGGCGGCCGGCGAGATCCACCCAGGCTCCACCGTCATCGAGTCGTCGTCTGGCAATATGGGCATCGGCCTGGCCCAGGCGTGCCGGTACTACGGCCTGAAGTTCATCTGCGTTGTCGATCCGAGGGCTCAGCCGCAAAACATCGCAATCATGCGGGCGCTGGGCGCCCAGATCGAGCAGGTCACCAAGCCGATCGACGGCGACTTCTTAGCCGCCCGATTGGCTCGCGTCTGCTGGCTGCTCGAGCACACCCGTGACTCCTACTGGTCTAACCAGTACGCCAACGACAGCAACCCCACCGCCCACGCCGAGGAGACCGCGCGGGAGCTCGACGACGCCTTCGGAGGCGACCTCGACTGGCTGTTTGTCGCGATCAGCAGCACCGGCACCATGCTCGGCTGCCAGCGGTACTTCCAGGACCATCGGCGCCCTCCACAAATCGTGGCAGTCGACGCCCACGGCAGCGTGCTTTTTGGCGGCGAGGCGGGCAAGCGTTTGATGCCCGGCCTTGGCGCCGGGCGTGTGCCGCCGCTCTCTCGCAACGCACGGCCGGCGCAGGTCGTCCGCGTGAGCGACGCCGACTGTGTCGTTGGCTGCCGACGCCTGGCCGCCACCGAAGCGATTCTGGCAGGCGGGTCCGGCGGCGGTGTGCTGCAAGCCGTTCGCACAATGCGGGACCAGCTTACCGGCGCCCGCTGCGCGGCGATTCTGCACGACTCGGGTGTGCGGTACCTCGACACCGTGTACAACGACCAGTGGGTTCAGCAGCACCTCCACATCGCTCCCACGGCACTCTCCGAACTTGCGGGCTTGTCGGAGAGCGCAGGAGCAACAGCGTGA
- a CDS encoding Y4yA family PLP-dependent enzyme, with product MTLLDTPRANPTDLEDLRRGCAGDPPLHGRLSPWMVRALRSPDLVAWVEEHGSPLNLNCTAPFAESVKRLRSVGNDHGVRLAPFFARKANKCLAYVDACRELGCGVDTASEAEIRQTLARGVPAEQIVCTAAVKDASLLEHCIRSGITIVLDNPDETRLIRRLAQAIGERPAVSIRVSGFAHQGRRLDSRFGFAIETLEEELSSVCLSATDAFAINGIHFHLDGYDADQRVAAVRQCLPIIDHLRSTGSRVVHLDIGGGMPVCYLESSDAWTLFWSAHKECLLSRARPLTYRGHGLGLTAHDGQLFGKPATYPFFQQPERNEWLAQVLSEIGPEVRRRDLELRCEPGRALLDGCGVTLARVVHRRRQSNGDWHIGLAMNHTQCRTGSVDMLVDPLHIAAGPDRQDAEQVDQGFLTGAYCTESEAILLRRLRFPRGVAVGDLFALPNTAGYFMHFRESRSHQFPLAKNLIVGPVGDRPAVDAIDAP from the coding sequence ATGACGCTGCTCGATACGCCCCGCGCTAATCCGACCGATCTCGAGGACCTCCGCCGCGGCTGCGCGGGCGATCCCCCGCTCCACGGTAGGTTGTCGCCCTGGATGGTCAGGGCGCTTCGCTCGCCAGACCTCGTGGCGTGGGTCGAGGAGCACGGTTCGCCGCTCAATCTCAACTGCACCGCGCCGTTCGCCGAGTCCGTCAAACGACTCCGCTCGGTCGGAAACGACCACGGGGTTCGGCTGGCGCCGTTCTTCGCCCGGAAGGCCAACAAGTGCCTGGCGTACGTCGACGCCTGCCGCGAGCTTGGCTGCGGCGTCGACACGGCCAGCGAGGCCGAAATCCGGCAAACCCTCGCCCGCGGCGTCCCCGCCGAGCAGATTGTCTGCACAGCCGCCGTCAAGGACGCTTCACTGCTGGAGCACTGCATCCGCTCCGGCATCACGATCGTCCTCGACAACCCAGACGAAACCCGCTTGATCAGGCGGCTCGCACAGGCAATTGGCGAACGCCCCGCGGTCTCGATCCGGGTGAGTGGCTTCGCCCACCAGGGCAGACGCCTCGATTCGCGTTTTGGCTTTGCTATCGAAACGCTCGAAGAGGAACTGTCCAGCGTCTGCCTCTCCGCCACCGACGCGTTTGCCATCAACGGCATCCACTTCCATCTCGATGGATACGACGCGGATCAACGGGTCGCTGCCGTGCGGCAATGCCTGCCGATCATCGACCATCTTCGCTCAACTGGAAGTCGTGTCGTCCACCTCGACATCGGCGGCGGCATGCCGGTCTGCTACCTCGAATCGTCCGATGCGTGGACACTCTTTTGGTCCGCCCATAAGGAATGCCTGCTGTCGAGAGCGCGTCCCCTCACCTACCGCGGGCACGGGCTAGGCCTTACGGCTCACGACGGGCAGCTGTTTGGCAAGCCAGCAACCTACCCCTTCTTCCAGCAGCCGGAACGCAACGAGTGGCTCGCCCAAGTGCTTTCGGAAATCGGCCCCGAAGTCCGCCGACGCGACTTAGAGCTGCGTTGCGAACCAGGCCGCGCCCTGCTCGACGGCTGCGGGGTGACCCTCGCCCGGGTGGTCCACCGCCGCCGCCAGTCCAACGGCGACTGGCACATCGGGCTGGCGATGAACCACACCCAATGCCGCACCGGCAGCGTCGACATGCTGGTCGACCCGCTGCACATCGCCGCCGGCCCCGACCGACAGGACGCCGAGCAGGTCGATCAGGGCTTTCTGACCGGCGCGTACTGCACTGAGTCCGAAGCAATTCTGCTCCGCCGCCTCCGCTTCCCCCGCGGAGTGGCGGTAGGCGACCTCTTCGCGCTGCCGAACACCGCCGGCTACTTCATGCACTTCCGCGAGAGCCGCTCGCACCAATTCCCTTTGGCCAAGAATCTGATCGTCGGCCCCGTCGGCGATCGCCCCGCCGTCGACGCAATCGACGCCCCGTAG
- a CDS encoding tyrosine-type recombinase/integrase has translation MATATATPKQRTKPTKPYADFPLFPHARGYWAKKIKGKVYYFDRWENPDSALQQYLDQRDDLYAGRKPRERNPDGVTLRELCNALLTAKEQLVESGELTRRHFQDLHKTCERLINHFGKNRLVEDLRVDELAEYRTKLSSGWAPTTLGPELNRVRSVFNFGYKSGILDKEVRAASALASPSKKILRAHRQSQPKKLFSAEQVQKLLNSAGDHQFKAMLHLAINAGFGNRDCATITPEAFDLESGWVQFPRTKTAIDRRCPLWPETVEAMRQAFEARAAGPKPASGCEDRAFLTSVGNAWGGDMACSAVSQKFRRVAKAAGCYTKGVSFYSLRHTFATIGGDTGDQVAVRYLMGHVDPSIDAVYREAVMDERLERVTSHVRQWLFGS, from the coding sequence ATGGCCACCGCTACTGCCACCCCCAAACAACGCACCAAGCCCACGAAGCCGTACGCGGACTTCCCGCTGTTCCCGCATGCGCGCGGCTACTGGGCGAAGAAGATCAAGGGCAAGGTCTACTACTTCGACCGCTGGGAGAACCCCGATAGCGCTCTGCAGCAATACCTTGATCAACGCGACGACCTGTACGCCGGACGGAAGCCGCGGGAGAGGAACCCAGACGGCGTCACGCTGCGAGAACTTTGCAACGCCCTGCTGACAGCCAAAGAGCAGCTTGTCGAGTCTGGTGAGCTGACGAGGCGTCATTTCCAGGACCTGCACAAGACCTGCGAACGTTTGATCAACCATTTCGGCAAGAACCGGCTAGTCGAAGACCTGAGGGTCGACGAGCTGGCCGAGTACCGCACCAAACTGTCCTCCGGCTGGGCGCCGACCACCCTCGGGCCCGAGCTGAACCGCGTGCGGTCGGTGTTCAACTTTGGCTACAAGTCTGGCATCCTCGATAAGGAAGTCCGCGCCGCATCGGCTCTGGCCTCGCCGTCCAAGAAGATCCTCCGTGCTCACCGGCAGAGCCAGCCGAAGAAGCTGTTCTCAGCCGAGCAGGTGCAGAAGCTGCTAAACTCGGCCGGAGACCACCAGTTTAAGGCCATGCTTCACCTAGCGATCAACGCAGGTTTCGGTAATCGGGATTGCGCCACGATCACGCCGGAGGCGTTCGACCTCGAGAGCGGTTGGGTCCAGTTCCCCCGCACCAAGACCGCTATTGACCGCCGGTGCCCACTCTGGCCGGAGACGGTCGAGGCGATGCGCCAGGCGTTCGAGGCCCGAGCCGCCGGCCCGAAGCCGGCCAGCGGCTGTGAAGACCGAGCATTCCTTACTTCTGTGGGCAATGCCTGGGGCGGCGACATGGCATGCAGCGCGGTTTCGCAGAAGTTCCGCAGGGTCGCCAAGGCGGCTGGCTGCTACACCAAGGGCGTGTCGTTCTACTCCCTGAGGCACACTTTCGCGACCATCGGCGGTGACACGGGCGACCAGGTCGCGGTCCGTTACCTGATGGGCCACGTCGACCCATCGATTGACGCTGTCTACCGCGAGGCCGTGATGGATGAGCGGCTTGAACGGGTCACATCGCATGTGAGGCAGTGGCTCTTCGGGTCCTGA
- a CDS encoding excisionase family DNA-binding protein yields MSAYLTPSDIAIQLGVSRAHVSRLIQSGSLRATNVARPTAKRPTYRIDADALAAFMAAGSSNRQRAGPSESSRKRRSPSQAKRFF; encoded by the coding sequence ATGAGTGCGTATCTCACCCCCTCCGACATTGCCATCCAGCTCGGCGTTTCGCGCGCCCATGTCTCGCGACTAATTCAGTCGGGATCTCTCCGCGCAACGAATGTCGCTAGGCCGACGGCCAAGCGTCCCACGTACCGCATCGACGCCGACGCCTTGGCGGCGTTCATGGCTGCTGGCTCGTCGAATCGCCAACGCGCCGGCCCGTCTGAATCCTCGCGGAAACGCCGCTCGCCTTCTCAGGCGAAACGCTTCTTCTAG
- a CDS encoding AAA family ATPase translates to MITSNKAKANLAAAQSANAPVSEEHIPDHLKSLKQWLVWRYAHRNGTAAKLPSRVDGSSQGWNTQAHWSSFDEAIELQHAEVELYRGLALVLSEDDEVVCLDFDDCVRHDQVLPVADEIIGRFPGAYVEWSPSKTGFKLFIKAKLPGGASRAEIEVGEGDDSFTIELFSHNKWLAITGEPYGSGSEVVEGQDALDKLLAEYKPKVTQSSSSQLVAPDDVESWIDSGKASLRAVEAFQWLRDEAEESANGAGGNAAMYRVVSELWSRGLAGRELWQLLSWFNHNRTGSVNGGPAEWTNDELVKMLLSVMNRLGQDGFGCRLPAEEEFDVYDASDFQPEGPTSGLKSRSAADVRSEKVGWLWDGYLPLGMITLIDGEPGSGKSSLVMDLVARFSRGDRMPCSDPLSPKRAPINCAILNYEDPQSCVMVPRLKAARAITSRVELIDGDQKDGSPVQLPNCIGLLEKLVVEKQVKLIVIDPFDSMFPSGLNSNSGPDVRKVLQPLKEMCERLHISAIVIRHMNKKSGESAINRGSGSIGIVGIARAAYNVGLDPRNEEGEFVRVLSPQKFNVAPMPPSLEFTTESQRVQLDDGSVQYLGAVEWHGRCDLTANQLTGATKSVKGDGSKLQHAKSIINRALMSGPQPETEVRQLVTDAGIGESTYKTARKQLGIESKVSGFQKPHILRMPDRHVEPGVAVTLDGVVPVDDGVGAPLF, encoded by the coding sequence ATGATCACTTCCAACAAGGCCAAGGCCAATCTGGCCGCAGCACAGTCCGCCAATGCGCCGGTAAGCGAAGAGCACATCCCTGATCACCTCAAGTCGCTGAAGCAGTGGCTCGTGTGGCGCTACGCTCACCGCAATGGCACGGCCGCCAAGCTGCCGTCTCGCGTCGACGGCTCGTCTCAGGGGTGGAACACCCAGGCCCATTGGAGCTCGTTCGACGAGGCCATAGAACTCCAGCACGCCGAAGTCGAACTGTACCGTGGTCTCGCTTTGGTGCTCTCGGAAGACGACGAAGTCGTCTGTCTCGACTTCGATGATTGCGTGCGCCACGACCAGGTGCTTCCTGTGGCCGATGAGATCATCGGCCGGTTTCCTGGCGCCTATGTTGAGTGGTCTCCTTCCAAGACTGGCTTCAAGCTGTTCATCAAGGCCAAGCTCCCCGGAGGGGCGAGTCGCGCCGAAATTGAAGTCGGCGAAGGGGACGATTCGTTCACTATCGAGTTGTTCAGCCACAACAAGTGGTTGGCGATTACGGGAGAGCCCTACGGCAGCGGCAGTGAGGTTGTCGAAGGCCAGGACGCCCTCGACAAGTTGCTGGCCGAGTACAAGCCAAAGGTAACGCAATCGTCGTCGTCCCAGCTGGTGGCCCCCGACGACGTCGAGTCGTGGATCGACTCGGGCAAGGCCTCGCTTCGGGCGGTCGAAGCCTTCCAGTGGCTGCGGGATGAGGCCGAGGAGTCCGCCAACGGCGCCGGGGGCAACGCCGCCATGTACCGGGTCGTCTCCGAGCTGTGGAGCCGTGGACTCGCCGGTCGTGAGCTGTGGCAACTGCTTAGCTGGTTCAACCACAATCGCACGGGCTCGGTGAACGGCGGTCCGGCGGAATGGACCAATGATGAGTTGGTGAAGATGCTGCTGAGCGTCATGAACCGCTTGGGGCAAGATGGATTCGGCTGCCGTTTGCCCGCCGAGGAGGAATTCGACGTCTACGACGCGTCGGATTTCCAGCCCGAGGGGCCCACCAGCGGGCTCAAGTCGCGGTCAGCTGCTGATGTGCGATCGGAGAAGGTCGGCTGGCTCTGGGACGGCTACCTGCCGCTTGGCATGATCACGCTGATCGACGGCGAGCCGGGGAGCGGGAAGAGCTCTCTCGTGATGGACCTCGTCGCCCGGTTTTCGCGCGGGGACCGCATGCCGTGCTCCGACCCGCTCTCACCGAAGCGGGCCCCGATCAACTGCGCAATTCTGAACTACGAAGACCCTCAGTCTTGCGTCATGGTCCCGAGGCTGAAGGCGGCCAGGGCGATCACTAGTCGCGTCGAGTTGATTGATGGAGATCAGAAGGACGGTAGCCCGGTTCAGCTGCCCAATTGCATTGGACTGCTGGAAAAACTGGTTGTCGAGAAGCAGGTCAAGCTCATCGTAATCGATCCGTTTGACTCGATGTTCCCCTCTGGCTTAAACAGCAACAGCGGGCCTGATGTTCGCAAAGTGCTGCAGCCGTTGAAGGAGATGTGCGAACGGCTCCACATCTCTGCCATTGTCATTCGCCACATGAACAAGAAGTCGGGTGAGTCGGCCATTAACCGTGGGTCGGGGTCGATTGGCATCGTCGGCATCGCTCGGGCCGCCTACAACGTCGGCCTCGATCCTCGGAATGAAGAGGGCGAGTTTGTCCGCGTGCTCTCACCTCAGAAGTTCAACGTGGCGCCGATGCCGCCGAGCCTTGAGTTTACGACGGAGTCTCAACGGGTTCAGCTTGACGACGGGTCGGTCCAGTACCTCGGGGCCGTTGAATGGCACGGCCGCTGTGATTTGACCGCTAACCAGCTGACTGGCGCGACGAAGTCGGTGAAGGGCGATGGCTCGAAGCTCCAGCACGCGAAGAGCATCATCAATCGTGCTCTGATGAGCGGCCCCCAGCCTGAGACGGAGGTGCGTCAGCTTGTGACGGATGCTGGGATCGGCGAATCGACCTACAAGACCGCTCGGAAACAGTTGGGAATCGAATCGAAGGTAAGCGGCTTCCAGAAGCCTCACATTCTCAGGATGCCGGATAGGCATGTTGAGCCAGGGGTGGCAGTGACCCTCGACGGCGTGGTTCCGGTCGACGACGGTGTCGGAGCTCCGCTCTTCTGA
- a CDS encoding GP88 family protein — protein sequence MNLLRTNAKLAKAGPDNYLVAGLALAPHGLSGHQVCPASTVGCRAACNLWFSGQRVVPAARQRAIRDTQWLAEDRRGFLAQLHHDIAQHARRADRALLRPMVRLNVGSDLDWREVIERWPEVQFYDYTKVLSRFRAYLDGKLPPNYALTFSASERSHPATLASFLRRGGNVAAVFAVDYYPACGRIGPLPRSVRYWGAEWPVIDADKHDIRLPSVDGRGVVCGLRLKGTNAAKARGRATGFAAPC from the coding sequence ATGAACCTGCTGCGTACCAACGCCAAGCTGGCCAAAGCCGGCCCGGACAACTACCTAGTGGCTGGGCTGGCGCTCGCCCCGCACGGCCTGTCCGGTCACCAAGTCTGCCCCGCCTCGACGGTAGGCTGCCGGGCGGCCTGCAATCTGTGGTTTTCGGGGCAACGGGTCGTGCCCGCGGCCCGCCAGCGCGCCATCAGGGACACCCAGTGGCTCGCGGAGGACCGGCGCGGCTTTCTGGCTCAGTTGCACCACGACATTGCCCAGCACGCCAGGCGCGCCGACAGGGCGCTCCTGCGGCCTATGGTGCGGCTCAATGTCGGGTCGGACCTCGACTGGCGAGAGGTCATCGAGCGCTGGCCGGAGGTGCAGTTCTACGATTACACGAAGGTCCTGAGCCGCTTCCGCGCGTACCTCGATGGCAAGCTGCCGCCGAACTACGCGCTGACGTTCTCGGCCTCGGAGCGGTCGCACCCGGCGACCCTGGCGAGCTTCCTGCGCCGCGGGGGCAACGTGGCGGCCGTGTTTGCGGTAGACTACTACCCGGCTTGCGGCCGGATTGGCCCGCTGCCCCGGTCGGTTCGCTACTGGGGCGCGGAGTGGCCCGTCATCGACGCCGACAAGCACGATATCCGCCTACCCAGCGTCGACGGGCGGGGCGTGGTCTGTGGGCTTCGGCTGAAGGGGACCAACGCCGCCAAGGCCCGAGGACGCGCAACCGGCTTTGCCGCGCCATGCTAG
- a CDS encoding glycoside hydrolase family 16 protein, translating to MILAISAALCASLASADIWEPGTALHEKIWYDWDADTLPVGKVREWKDSTSAQVAAVQADPARQPEKQPGGVHFPPGADCRLEAPWLRIPERAHRAAVMVFAAKVSSSPSDSGMLFAANGHQGNYNHRLPGIGYRRGDHEYTVHWTGQPDAAIRLPAGADESWHVIVTRRVDGRHYASIDGQPEVQAEIEDLVIPRDESRAKTLIGDTRPNGIEFIVNRIMLLHEELSAVDVDRIAGWAMWKTDSQSRLPPSHPYRKERPEPGAPKEGFVGHTEASWAKVKEQWGEKNATKEQTFGRPIAPLLEGYTTVFEDQFDSMTITDESSGEGPWYSPGHPAATGRARSVKPGREPNVYSQAGSELTITMQRVGKTWFSGSFTSVNVDGRGQTWNPAEHPTYFEARMKCSPGNDFASWPAFWIKAVDEYFTQTVPRTEIDIYEGYNSDPKGHHQAYHSWKAARQYGDRPNKTFHVGNYTGLHKNWPDAPVDLFDNEYHTYGALITPKHIIFSFDGKELMRAPTTPDMLRPMFILVDLALLPKEADKADGEYKLVIDYVRVRQKIETNAAVRTQRERRNQSD from the coding sequence TTGATACTAGCGATTTCTGCCGCCCTTTGCGCGTCGCTTGCCTCGGCGGACATCTGGGAACCCGGGACGGCGCTCCACGAGAAGATCTGGTACGACTGGGACGCCGACACGTTGCCAGTCGGAAAAGTGCGAGAATGGAAAGACTCCACTTCAGCGCAAGTCGCAGCCGTCCAGGCCGACCCGGCTCGCCAGCCAGAGAAGCAGCCGGGTGGCGTTCACTTCCCCCCCGGCGCGGACTGTCGCCTGGAAGCCCCCTGGCTCCGAATCCCCGAGAGGGCGCACCGGGCGGCGGTGATGGTTTTCGCTGCCAAGGTTAGCAGCTCGCCTTCTGACTCCGGGATGCTCTTCGCGGCCAATGGGCATCAGGGCAACTACAACCACCGACTGCCCGGCATCGGGTATCGTCGAGGTGATCACGAGTACACCGTCCACTGGACGGGGCAACCAGACGCGGCGATTCGACTGCCCGCTGGCGCAGACGAGTCTTGGCATGTCATCGTGACGCGGAGGGTGGATGGTCGGCACTACGCATCGATTGACGGACAGCCGGAGGTTCAGGCAGAGATCGAGGATCTGGTAATCCCACGCGACGAGTCCCGCGCAAAGACGCTGATTGGCGACACGCGACCAAACGGGATCGAGTTCATCGTCAACCGTATTATGCTCCTGCACGAGGAGCTGTCGGCGGTAGACGTCGACCGAATCGCGGGTTGGGCGATGTGGAAAACCGACTCGCAATCGCGTCTGCCACCGAGTCACCCCTATCGAAAAGAGCGTCCAGAACCCGGGGCGCCCAAAGAGGGGTTCGTCGGTCACACCGAAGCGTCATGGGCCAAGGTGAAAGAGCAGTGGGGTGAAAAAAACGCGACGAAGGAGCAAACCTTCGGCAGACCTATCGCTCCGCTCCTCGAGGGCTACACGACGGTGTTCGAAGATCAATTCGACTCCATGACAATAACAGACGAGTCCTCGGGCGAAGGACCGTGGTACTCGCCTGGACACCCCGCGGCCACGGGCCGGGCGCGGAGCGTCAAGCCGGGCCGTGAACCGAACGTCTACTCACAGGCCGGCTCTGAGCTAACGATCACCATGCAGCGGGTCGGAAAGACCTGGTTCTCAGGGTCGTTCACGTCGGTCAACGTCGATGGCCGCGGCCAGACTTGGAATCCAGCCGAGCACCCCACCTACTTTGAGGCAAGGATGAAGTGCTCGCCCGGCAACGACTTCGCGTCGTGGCCGGCATTTTGGATAAAGGCAGTCGACGAGTACTTCACGCAGACAGTGCCAAGGACAGAGATCGACATCTACGAGGGATACAACTCCGACCCGAAGGGCCACCACCAGGCCTATCACAGCTGGAAGGCCGCTCGTCAGTACGGAGACCGTCCCAACAAGACGTTTCACGTAGGCAACTACACGGGCCTCCACAAGAACTGGCCGGACGCTCCGGTAGACCTGTTCGACAATGAGTACCACACCTACGGCGCCCTCATCACGCCGAAGCACATCATCTTCTCGTTCGACGGCAAAGAATTGATGAGGGCGCCCACTACTCCTGATATGCTGCGGCCGATGTTCATTCTCGTCGACCTCGCCCTGCTGCCCAAGGAAGCCGACAAGGCCGATGGCGAGTACAAACTTGTAATCGACTATGTCCGGGTGCGGCAGAAAATCGAAACGAACGCAGCCGTTCGCACCCAAAGAGAGCGCCGAAATCAGTCCGATTAG
- a CDS encoding DUF6807 domain-containing protein yields the protein MARQLSFAVVLALSPAIGLAADKRIEVVDAGSGVVEVTCDGNAFTSYVYRGTPKPVLFPLVGPGGVRMTRDYPLVEGTLGEATDHPHHQSLWFGHGSVNGIDFWAIGEGTGEIRHGSIEKVSSGPVGVIDSTSAWVAPDGEEVCRERRSMQFRASENLRTIDLTIVLSAGSDTVVFGDTKEGTMATRTRPELRLTASSRGANALPTGHAVNSEGDKDQGVWGKRAKWVDYWGEVDGERVGMAIFDHPQNLRHPTTWHARDYGLVAANPFGLHDFLNEPSGSGDYRLNAGESLELRYRFVLHSDDAKSAGIPSRYEEWAHIKEAPWPR from the coding sequence TCGTCGACGCCGGCAGCGGCGTCGTCGAAGTCACATGTGACGGCAACGCGTTCACGTCCTACGTCTACCGCGGGACGCCGAAGCCGGTGTTGTTTCCCCTAGTGGGACCCGGCGGAGTGAGGATGACGCGAGATTACCCGCTGGTAGAAGGCACGCTCGGCGAGGCGACAGACCACCCCCACCACCAGTCGCTGTGGTTCGGACACGGCAGTGTGAATGGAATCGACTTCTGGGCCATCGGCGAGGGCACGGGCGAGATCCGGCACGGGAGCATCGAAAAGGTGTCCTCTGGGCCTGTTGGGGTAATCGACTCTACGTCGGCTTGGGTGGCTCCCGACGGAGAGGAGGTTTGTCGAGAGCGTCGCTCGATGCAGTTCCGCGCGAGCGAGAACTTGCGAACGATCGACCTTACGATCGTCCTGTCCGCCGGGTCAGATACTGTCGTCTTCGGCGACACGAAAGAGGGGACCATGGCGACGCGGACGCGTCCCGAACTGCGTCTCACAGCGAGCTCCCGCGGCGCAAACGCCCTGCCAACCGGGCACGCAGTCAACAGCGAGGGCGACAAGGACCAAGGAGTCTGGGGCAAACGCGCCAAGTGGGTCGACTACTGGGGCGAGGTCGACGGCGAGAGGGTTGGGATGGCGATCTTTGACCACCCCCAGAATCTGAGGCACCCCACCACGTGGCACGCACGCGACTACGGATTGGTTGCCGCCAACCCTTTCGGCCTGCACGACTTCTTGAACGAACCATCTGGGTCTGGAGACTACCGCCTCAACGCAGGAGAATCTCTGGAACTCCGCTATCGATTCGTTCTTCACAGCGATGACGCTAAGAGCGCGGGCATACCTTCGAGGTACGAAGAGTGGGCACACATCAAGGAAGCTCCCTGGCCGCGCTAG